Genomic DNA from Fusarium oxysporum Fo47 chromosome IX, complete sequence:
AATTCATGGTGAGACATCCGAATGTCGCTGGTTGACGCCGACTTCTTAACTGGAATGCAGAGGAGTTTTCCCTTTGGCAGACTGCGCTATCCTAGCTCCCGCCCTCTATTGACATGAATTGAGTATAGTGTCGCCCTGGATTCCAGGGGCCCGGTTACGTTCTGGAAACTTTGCAGATATGGATAGCGACATTATCGTTGTAAAAAGGCCCTTGTTGAACTTCCCACTTTGGGATTGGGAATTGTATCACCTCGACGGCGAGTCCGTTAGCTTGGCACTGGTCCAAGAACGCTTGAAACGTCTTCTCGTTTCGTTGTGTCGCTGAGATGAAAACCTCCACATGTGGATGAAGGTCAAATACCTCACGCAGAGTCCCGATCAGGGCTCTGATTACGCTCTTGTCGTAAGTAATATCGGCGCCTAGCACGACATCAATAGGACGTCCACCATTCCatttctcctcttcggtgCCCATGAGTGCATGTCCCCATTTGACGTCCATTGGGGTTACTTGAATGGAATCTTGAAGCTCATTGAGGAAAAGGTTATCGGGGAGATTGTTGATCACATCGTCAGAGCCATCTGATGCTATGACATGTTGAGAGTCGAGAAAGTTGGCGCAAAGAATAGAAAGATATCCTGTACCAGCTCCTAGTTCCAAGACTCGCTTTCCCTTGACAATGTGTCTGTTCTGGCTAAGGTATGACCCCAAGTGAAGGGCAGCCTCCCACGTGCGTAGACCAGTGGTCCCTGAGCCTGAGATGAGAGAATGGttctcaagaagggtgaTATGAGGCGCCTGCGGGCTTGGCTCTGAGTTGTCTTCACATAACTCAGAGAGATGGTATGTGACATAGGACTTTTGTTGAGCAGAAGTGGCTTCTGAAGGCAATGGGTTTGCAAGAAAGAGTGAA
This window encodes:
- a CDS encoding protein-lysine N-methyltransferase, yielding MSSSSKQVDRFCHQYLQLQSDLDYPEASLLKTSQVQDAFYERLFADGAVRYGPPPRFQLRVLKELMSRIEASIDDWEEYGVSDDLMSALSLFLANPLPSEATSAQQKSYVTYHLSELCEDNSEPSPQAPHITLLENHSLISGSGTTGLRTWEAALHLGSYLSQNRHIVKGKRVLELGAGTGYLSILCANFLDSQHVIASDGSDDVINNLPDNLFLNELQDSIQVTPMDVKWGHALMGTEEEKWNGGRPIDVVLGADITYDKSVIRALIGTLREVFDLHPHVEVFISATQRNEKTFQAFLDQCQANGLAVEVIQFPIPKWEVQQGPFYNDNVAIHICKVSRT